From a single Rutidosis leptorrhynchoides isolate AG116_Rl617_1_P2 chromosome 5, CSIRO_AGI_Rlap_v1, whole genome shotgun sequence genomic region:
- the LOC139850149 gene encoding uncharacterized protein: MNNMFKTICNKKVEVEAMMNKAMSKFPKSERVRIVATRLRSAMSRLFSDENPMMHVDDDCNTVVWDTLEKSAIQAIKLRKESAMVSVQKEVHWFRPSTGVVTEFDEIKLGPNGPNKSQSDNSLKHTPHNGVLVARNLEKDMDEAATKPCLDVPRKSKLQLVKAVDTKISPYFGTVVDINTPLLRIEYQVSDCFFLGMRSAYDVVFEHSSGLQVVRVMVESLIPDLMVHVGVIDAWACILNHEEGLKTHGSKKKVFCDSGVLSNDMLENAMPYENKLATFTRNMDNVMSKTQMQLIEVEMVFIPIIKRSHYFLICFNIRKAKIYLIDNMCDGDDSLQRYNGIPEIVKKLFLDYLVIRMGTTTNGLGASRVVRLRMPWRTAKNGVDCGVFLMRHMETFPGSGMAGWDAGFAKEDDPQNEQLLGLRHKYLAKILLWEFNSMKHLVVVEVDRYISLPIKEKIRLGEYALERIEKRLNAFV; this comes from the exons ATGAACAATATGTTCAAGACCATTTGTAACAAGAAGGTAGAAGTAGAAGCTATGATGAATAAGGCAATGAGCAAGTTCCCAAAAAGTGAACGCGTTCGCATCGTGGCTACTAGGTTGAGATCAGCAATGTCTAGACTATTTAGTGACGAAAATCCAATGATGCATGTAGATGACGATTGCAATACCG TTGTGTGGGACACTCTTGAAAAATCTGCTATACAAGCAATAAAGCTGAGAAAAGAATCTGCCATGGTCAGTGTGCAAAAGGAAGTTCATTGGTTTCGGCCGAGTACTGGTGTTGTCACAGAGTTTGATGAAATTAAATTAGGACCAAATGGACCTAATAAGAGTCAGAGTGATAATTCACTTAAGCATACACCACACAATGGTGTGTTAGTTGCTAGAAACTTAGAGAAGGATATGGATGAGGCTGCCACCAAGCCATGCTTGGATGTACCACGAAAGAGTAAACTGCAATTGGTGAAAGCTGTTGATACTAAAATATCACCATATTTTGGTACGGTTGTGGACATTAATACTCCATTATTAAGGATAGAATATCAAGTCAGCGATTGTTTTTTTTTGGGGATGAGATCAGCATA tgACGTTGTATTTGAACATTCATCTGGCCTACAAGTTGTGAGAGTAATGGTTGAAAGTTTGATCCCTGATCTAATGGTTCATGTGGGTGTCATAGATGCTTGGGCATGCATCCTGAATCACGAGGAAGGTTTAAAGACACATGGCTCAAAGAAAAAAGTATTTTGTGACTCTGGAGTGTTG AGTAATGATATGCTGGAAAATGCAATGCCCTATGAAAATAAGTTAGCAACTTTTACAAGGAACATGGATAACGTGATGAGCAAAACACAGATGCAGCTAATTGAAGTTGAAATG GTATTCATACCAATTATTAAAAGATCACACTACTTTTTGATATGTTTCAACATAAGGAAGGCGAAGATATACTTGATTGACAACATGTGTGATGGGGATGACTCATTGCAGAGATACAATGGAATTCCAGAAATAGTG AAAAAGCTTTTTTTAGATTACCTTGTCATCAGGATGGGAACAACCACAAATGGATTAGGTGCATCAAGAGTTGTACGCCTAAGAATGCCATGGAGGACTGCTAAAAATGGGGTTGATTGTGGAGTGTTTTTAATGAGGCATATGGAAACATTTCCGGGTAGTGGGATGGCTGGATGGGATGCTGGATTTGCAAAGGAAGATGATCCACAAAATGAACAACTATTGGGGCTTCGTCATAAATATCTTGCTAAAATTCTTCTATGGGAGTTCAATTCTATGAAACATTTAGTTGTAGTTGAGGTTGATAGATACATTAGTCTTCCAATTAAAGAAAAAATCCGTTTGGGCGAGTATGCATTAGAAAGAATAGAAAAGCGTCTTAATGCATTTGTATGA